In Lepus europaeus isolate LE1 chromosome 19, mLepTim1.pri, whole genome shotgun sequence, the genomic window CTGGAGCCCGTGGCGGTGGATTCTGGTCTTGGCTTCGTTTTACACAAGGGAGCCCCGAGGCCAGAGGGGAGCGAGGAGCCGGAGCCGGGTCCCTGCCCTCGGCGAGAGTCAGCCCTCCTCAGGGTCCCTGCCTGCTGCACCCTGGGGAGGGTCCCggctctctgggctcctgcctgtgcCTGCGGCTCGGGCGGggctctctgctgccccctgctgcccgTGCACGGTGTGCGCGGCGCCGGGCAGGTGCAGGTGTTTGTTCCCGGAGAGCAGAGCTGAGCAGGTAGAAGGCACAGCTGGGGCCTGTCGGGAAGGGGTCCGGATGCGTGCTCCGCGGTGTCcccgctgtgtgacctggggcaggcCGCTTGGCCCCTCTGCGCTTCTGTGTTGTCCTCTGCACAACGGGAATCAGAGCAGGATGCAGCTCCCAAGGTGGTTGAAGGGACTAAGTGTGCAGCACGGAGCCTGACCGTGCAGCGGGGGTCTCTGTGTGTCAGACGCCCACCGTGAGCAGACGCTGGTGGGTCACCAGGGCCGTGCAGTGGCGACCAAGACCCGCgcaccctgccccccccccaatgcTGACCACAGAGTGCCCCACACAGGagcgcccctgcacccaggccaccAGGAGAGCTGATGCCAGCAGGAGGCCCTGCCTCCCTGTCCTGGTGTCATTTAGCCACCAAGGGCCACCCTGTCCTTagcctgggggtggagggtgagGGCCAAGGGGCAAGGGAGAGTGAGCCGGGGCTcaggggctcagggctggggagaggcaggggcggggggacACCAGCCACGTCGTGAGTCAGGACAGGGGCCGGCCGGGCTGGCGAGGGCGGATGACCTCACCTTTAGTCACCAGGAACCGGGACCGGGGCCCAGTCGTGCGGAACCCCAGGTCCTTGGCTCAGCAGACAAATATTCCTCCGGCCGCGGTCTAGCGCATGGTCACTGGGTGATGCGAGTGGCGTGGTCTTGGTGCAGGCCCCCAGAAGTGGGGAGTGGTGAGGACCCTTCCCCCACAGGCAGTGCTTCTCTGAGTCTGTGAGATGGGTGGGGCAGAGGAAACCTTGTAGGCCCGTGCTGGGCGGGGGCCCCCAGGGCCTAGGGAGCTTCGTAACACAGGATATACCGCCGCCATGGCATTCGGATGAGCAAGCGCCGGGGGAAGGGGGACAGTCAGAAGGAAATGAGATAGACTGGCTCTCAGAGCGGCTGgggaggggctctgaggagggcccCCCCACAGCGGGTCACTGAGGTGTGTGGGAGGAGCGGATgcgaaggccctggggcagggctcTGCTTGGAGCTGCAGGGACAGGGAGGCCAGAACAGACCGCCCATGGCCAGGGCCCAAGTTGGGGGCTTTGCTTTCCTTCTGTGTCGGCAGCCACGCGCCTGCTCCCTCTACCCCCTCCCTGAAATCCCACTTCTCTCCCCGCTTGCCATCCTCAGGCCCCGTGGAGAACTGACTCCCCGAAGACCCGACCCCCCTGCAGCCCCAGAAGAGGGGTTCAGGGTAGAATCCTCTGTGGACGACGGAGCCACTGCCACCGCAGACACCGCCTCCGGGGAGGCCCCTGAGGCtgggccctccccctcccccaccatgtgCCAAACGGGAGGccctggccccccaccccccagccccccggATGGCTCCTCTGACGCCCCCGACCCCCTCGGTGCCAAATGAGGCAAGACGCCCCGCCCCCCCGGAGAGCCGCCTCTCGGAACTGAACTGAACTCTTTGGGgcctggagccccaggcacaGCGGAGGCCCCTCCTCTCCCGCCCCTGGCCCCACACGGGGACCTCAGGCTTCGGGGATCTGGACCCCGCCACCCATCTCGCGCCTCtcgtcccctccccagcccggcccctggAGGGGCCTCCGGTCCAAACCTTCGCGTGGCATtttcacattatttaaaaaagacaaaaacgaCTTTTTGGAGGAACGTggaacctgtgtgtgtgtttcaggagGAGCGGCTACGCCGTGGGGAGACCCCAGCCCCGCGTGCGGTGCCTGGTGCCCGGTGCTCAGTGCCTGCAGCGCGGGCCAAGTTGGGGACGTGGCCAGAGCTTGGGGGCGTGACTCGGGAATGAGTGCTGCCGCCTACGCTGGGGCGGCCACGCCCCTCGACGCTCAGGGTCCACCTGCCCGGGGtggctctgcctcagtttccccctggCATGCTCGAGCCTCGCCTTCATGCTGACAGGTGTCTTTTTTCTTTAGCTCCCGGGCTCATTCTGGGGTCCACCCGACTATTCCCGGCTCCACCCGGGTCCTCTTCCTTGCTGTCTGATTCTATTTCTGTCTGCCCTCGCCCTGTCTCCGCTCCGGGCCGGTCTTCCTGTGGCTTGTTGTGCCTTTCTGCCCCGTGTTTGTTCTTGTCCTCGGCTTCTCCTGGCTCCTccggcctcctccctctgactggGTCCCCGATCAGCCCCCCTGTGACGTTGGCACTGGCAGATTtgagggaggaagcagggatGGACCAAGGGTGAGTTCCCAGCTGGAGTACTGTGGCCTCTGGCTTGGGATCAGGGTGATGGGGACATCATGGTCACACGTAGGTTCCAGGCAGGGATGAAGGTTTCCTAGTGGTGTTGAGTGGCCGTAAGGAGGGGGCTTCAAGGAGGCAggactgagggaggaggggctgggctcctgggtcTGAGATAACAGCACCTCAGGGTGGGCGCCCAGCCCACGCCTTTCCTTTATCTGCCTCCCTTTCAGAGGCAGGAAGTCGGAGACCTGGAGACCCGAGTCCGTGTCCCGGGGGCTGGCCATCTCCCAGGTGGAGGCCCCTTGGCTGCTCCAGGGCCTCCCGGGTGGTCCCTGGCTTGTAGGAGCAtcgccccagctctgcctctggccaCCTGCTGCCCGCATGCCTGCCTGTGTCCAAATGTCCCCTTTTCATAAGGACACTGGTCACGTTGCATTAGGGCCTGGCTAATTATACCTGCAGTAACCCCATTTCCAAACAAGATCACATTCACAGATGCTAGGGGTGGGCCTTCAAGATATGAACGGGGGGGCATTTCAACCCCTAGGAAGAGGGTGGGAGTCGGGGGCCCTGcgtaaggagggagagagagctgagCGTGGGCAAAACCCAAGGGCAACTCTGAGGTGACCGCAGTCTGGCTGGAGTCGGGCGGCTGGCCATCTCCAGCTTGATTTGGTCAAAACAGAGCCGCTGAATCTGTAGGCCCCCACGCCCAATCTGGGTCAATGGCATTGCCACCCATCACTCCATCCAGCCCTCGGCAGGTCTGGGCAGGTCTCTGCTCGTCCACAGGCCCTCCGTTCACCTCCACACTGCTCTCCCCACAGCAGGCGAAGCCCCTGCTGCCAGCACCTCCCTGCCCGAGGCCGCTTCCCATCCCGCCAGCGGCACACGCGAGGAACCGGCCAGCACCGGCAGCTGACCAGGCCTCCCTGGGGCTGCTGCTCCAGGCCACCCGTTCCCCCACACCAGACCCCGTCCTGCCTTACCCCTGCTGCCCCCGGACagaagctgctctacttctctaCCTGGGCTCGGCCCCCGCGGGCAGGCACTGCGCGGGCAGTCATGGGACCCTCCGATTATCCAGGGACTGCTGCCCCCACTTCCCCGGAGCCGCTGAGAAGCTGGGAATCCCCCTCCCCGATACCCCCAGCGGTCCGCCTCGGCCTTTCTCAGCCTCCACTATGGCGGGGCCCAGAGCAGCGCTCCAACAGCGTGGAGCCTGGAGCAACCTCAGCCCCCAGggtgcctggggggagggggcgccacACAGCCCAGCCGGCCCAGAACAGTGGTCCgagggcccggggagggggcagtgctCTTCCTGCACTAAGGGCCCCTTCGTGCCAGCCGGTGCCTGCGGCCAACCTCGTGACCGTACTTGGGCCGCTCCCCAACCCACCCCAAGCATTCAACACCTTGGGGCGACAAGGCCATGCCGTGCCGTGCGGAGGAACTACAACTCCCAGCAGCCCGCGCGGGCACAGCCTTTTCCCCTCCTGAGGGCCTCCCCCGCGGCCACGGGTGGTGGTCTCAGAACAACCAACCCACGCTTCTGGGGAGCCAGGAGCACGCGTACTGTGGAGGAACCACGCATACCCCACCTATAGGCTAAAGGGGACCGGGGCTCTCCCTTCAGGAGCGCCCCCGACGGAGGGCTCAGACCCCTCGCGGGGAGGCGTGGCAGACGCACCGCCTTGACACAggagcctggggcggggcggggcggggcggcaaGCCTCACAGCCCGGCCCTGCCCGCTGCACCCAGCGGTCTGCCTCCTCCCCACGCGTCCTGCCCCGGACCCCTCTGGAGCTCTCCAGTTCAGCCTGCCCCCAGCGCAGCACAGCTCACAGAAGGAAGTCTGGCCCCGAGTCAGCCAAGTCTGACAGCAGCTCCTGACCCGTGGagctcctccctccaccctctgCCACTCCCAGGACTCGGGGTGCACCTGCACCCCATCCCTCAGCGCCCCAGCCGCCTTCCCTCCTGCACCGAAGCACTCGGTTCTGCCAAGCCCAAGAAATGAGGGGGTCTGCAGGCACGAGCGGGTAGATAATTAATAAGATTACCAACAGTGTGTTAATTACAAATGCGGACAGAGGAGCTAGAGGTGAACTTTCCAGACAGGGAACCGGGATCCGCAGCCCCAGGGCCCGGGGGTCCGGCCACCCAGGCGGGGCAGCTCCAAAATAAATAACGGAGTTGGGGGCAGGGGGTCAAGGCTGCTCCTGCTTCTTCTTGACGGATATCCGCTTCTTCCTCGCCGCCAGCATCTCGTAGAAGGGGTCCACGCTCACCGCCGCCCtgcagagggggcggggccggccaggATGAGCCGCGGGAGCGAGGCCGAGCTCCccccccgtcccccccccccgcccggggCTCACTGGATGGACTTGATCCACTCGTCCTTCTCCTCCTGGGTGGGCGCCGAGATCCGGTACACCATGTGGTTGCCCTCCACCACGCGCCCGTCCGCCTCCGTCTTGCACGCTTTGATGAGCTGCCCCTTGTTGTTGGGGATGTAGAGCTCGAAGCAGTTCTGGGGGCGGGGCAAGCGGACCTaagtgccagccctggggccgaggagaccccccccccagcaggaCGGGGGACAGAGAGGCTCTGACCGGCTTCCGGGGGTCGTCCACCTCACGGATGCTCAGGTTCTCCAGCGGGATGATTCCGCGGGGCTCCTTGTCCTGAGGGCAACGCACATCTCCACCTTGTACACCTCCGCCCTCCGCCCCagcgcccctgccccagcccaggaggccaggcccccccagcacagccccctcccccccagcccaggaggccagcccccccagcacagccccctcccccagcccaggcggccagcccccccccccccccccccccgctcaccGTTGTGTACTCGAAGTAGTAGAGGCAGTTGTCTGTGAGGATGAACCAGCGCCGTTTCCACGTCTTCACCCGGCCCCCTGAaagggaaggggtgggagggggcctgggctcaACGAGGGGGGGACGGGGCctctgggaagggaggggagggagaggcagagcaggaAGGGCAGGGCTCTCGGCCTAGGACAAAGCCAGTGTGGGAAGAGACAGACAAGCAGACACAGGTGCGCCCGGGCCCCAGGCACCGGCAGCCCCCAACACCGCTAAGCCAGTGTGTCAGCCCAGGCCGAGTCTCGGCCTGCAGGCCCTCCTCCCCAGGGGCCCGAGGccagggcagccccctcccctgtctAGTGCTGGGGACGGGCAGAGCTGTGTACCTACCTCCTGGGGCAGACAGCGAGAAAGCAGGCAGGGCCAGGTGCAGGagaggggaaggcaggaggaCGGGGTGCCCCCGAGAGCCGCAGGCGACagaatggtggggggaggggatgtgcagggccaggcagagacacagagacatcaGCAAGAAACacggcagagagggagggaggggagagaggagaaaaccaGTTACATCCACATGAGGGAGGATGGCCACAGCCTCTCCCCCGGGGAGCCAAGGCCCCGAGCCCACTGTGGCAGCCACAGACCCGCCGCGGGACCCATCTCGGGCCAGAAGAGCCACAGGGGTGCCTGCGCAAGTCACCACAAGGGCAGGACAAACCCTGGCCCTGGCCGAGGGGGCGCCTGGGGCTCATCTCAGCTCCGGCAcagacttgctgtgtgacctttggACGCGCTCGCTAGCCCTATCAGGACTCCAGCCCGGAGACCACTCGGGCCCACGCCCCTGTGGCCAGACCCCCTGTGGCCAGGCCACCCAGTCCCCTCTCCTGTAGCTGAGTGTTAGAAGACAGGGTGCCTCATTCTTGGTGACAAAGGGAACAGACACACCTGGGTCACAGGTCCGGGCCCAAGGCTGCCTGTCCCGTGCCTGGGCTgacagctgcagctgggagatGGGAAGAGTCCCTGCTCAGGGGGTGAGGAGCGGCTGCCCTTCCCCGCCGGGGCACCAACTGCCTCGGCTGCCCTGGCCCGTGCTTACCAGGAGGGCCTCTAGCCGCTGAGGAATGCTATGGGGTTTCAGTCCCACCTGCAGAAGGGCCTGTCCAGAGGGAGGCGGAGCCATGTCTGAGCTGGcctcccctggcctcccctgccctgccccagcctctgcctcctgggagcCACACCCTGCTTCTCCCTACCACAATGCCTATCCGAGGCTCCAAGCCAGAGGTCTCATCCTTGCCCGCACCACAGGTACCTGGGGAGCTTTAAAAATGGCTAACGGCCTGgacctcagggctgggccagggccccaggactgTCACGTGCAGCCAGGGTGGAGATCTCGGAACAGCGACCCCGCTCACGGGCCTACAGGAGGGCCGGCGCCCTGCCTAGCCAGGATCCGAGTCAGCCCAGCTGGTCCAGGCTGTCCCCTCCCAAGCTGGGAGCTAATCTGAGCAGGCGAGGAGTCCCCTGGGGGATTCTGGGACAGGTGTCCTCGCCTGTGCCCTTTTCTGCCTGTGGTGATGTGCTAGTGAGGGCCGATACCCATGATGGCCACCGTGACACTGGCCTTGAAACGGGGACAGAAGCAGAACCCTGCAGAGGGCGTCCCGCTGAGGGAGGCTGGCCCCAGGTCGGGGTCCCCTCGGGCCAGGCCTGCTGCCTGCGGCCCCTGTCACTGGCTGTCACTGCAGCACCCAGATTAGGGCCGGGCCCCAGCCCTCAGGCCTGACCCTGAGTGCACCCCACCtcaggtcacacagcaggtgtgtgtggagCTGAGCTCCCCCAGGCCGGGGCCGTACCCAGCTTCAGGACCCAGGCCCCCCGAGCTCCCCCCGCACCAGGGGCCGTACCCAGCTTCAGGAGCCAGCCCTCGCGGTCCGGGTTGAAGAAGGTGTGGGTCAGGTCGTTGCCGTCGTCCTCGGGGATCTTAAAGGGCTCGTTGCGAATGCTGTCGTAGAGGCTCTGGAGGTGGAGGCCATGTCAGCCACTCGGGGCTCCCGCGCCCTCCCAGGGCTTGCCGGGGGCGGGGCCCcccagggggaaggggagaggcggaagcagaggcaggaagccCGGGgaacagggagacagaaagacagacagaaagagcgaCAGAAAGAGCGACAGCAGATGGGGCccaggacagggacagagagacaccggccaggagctcagggctgctgacagagacggagacagagaccacagagaagaaaaaaaaattgaaaaaaaaaaaaaaaaaaaaaaaaaaaagcagaattgcGCCAGGCGGCAGGATGGGGCCAtgtgtgggagggggagggacagtGCTCAGGCAGCCCCGGGACAGCGGCAGCTGGGAGGCGTCCGTGACAGGGACAGGGAAGAGGGGGCCTGACCCTCAGCAGCTCCTCGGGCAGGTCCCCGCCCTCGTTGATGCCGCGGTTCATGGCCACGAAGCGCTCGAGGCCCGGCTTGTCGCGGACGTTGGGGTTGTGCAGGCTGGTGTTCAGCATGATCACCGCAAAGGACAGCACGTAGCAGGTGTCTGCGGCGGGGGCCAGGGGAGGCGGTgacccccggccccggccccggccccagcccccgccGCCCCAGGGGTCTGCATCCTCACCTGTGGACTGGAAGACGCCAGGATTGCACAGGCAGTAGCGCTGGGCAAAGGCCTCCATCATTCGGTCAATCTTCTGGGCCTCCCCAGGGAGGCGAAAGCTCCACAGAAactgcctggggggagggggggcgggtgTGGGCGCCAGGATgagcaggagcccctccccccgGAGCCCGTGGAAGGGACCGGCCTGTGTCCAGGGAGGGGCCCGGGACCCGGTCTGACCAGGAGCGCTGCCCCTGGGGGCGCTGCCTGGACACCGCATCCTGTTCTAGTCCCTGCTCCCCGGCTTCCGGTGCGGCTTCCTGCCAacgcgcaccctgggagggagcaggtggtggctcaagtcctcggacccccgccacccacatggagacccacatggcgttctgggctcctggcttcagtgtggcccagccctggctgttagatctaggtctctctctgcctttcgaataaaatgaaaattaaaaatacttcttCTGCTGAGGTTTCTAAACAGCCCGTGGTTGCCACGGGCTTCTGGTGCCATGTAGGAAGGTCAAGCAGCTCAATGCCAGCACGATGAGCGAAGAGGGCGCCTGGATACGGCCGTGCCTGGAGGAGGCTTACTCGTGGACTTTGGCATTACAAGAAGCAATAAACTCCCCAGTTTTGTGTGGAGTGGGGCTCGCCACTCGCGACTAAGAAAAGTGactgtgcccccccacccccacccctcccctcacctGAGGGCCTGCACCAGGTTGAGGTCGGTGAACTCATGCAGATCCACAAAAGCATGGAGCACGGCCAGGTTCAGCTCCTCCCTGGGAGCACAGGACAGTCACACACGCAGGAAGCGCTCTGGGGAGGGCAGACGGCACGCACAGGAGGCGCCGGGGCAGCTGGCCCTCAGACTTCCCGCCTGGCCCCGCGGCAGGGCTGCTCGAGTTTAGCTGCACCCATCACCCACGCCACCTCCTGCCCTCTCAGACGACCCCAGGCCCCTAGACGTGCACCCCAGGTGGCCATGAAGGCCTACCGATGCCCCCCGCCAGCCACATGCTCCCCAGCCACCACCCAGCTGCACACGGCCTAGATGTCCACGGGGTCTGTGCTCCCTAGGGGCCTGCCACGCGTCCCCACACTCCCGGGCTGGCCA contains:
- the CYTH2 gene encoding cytohesin-2 isoform X2 translates to MEDGVYEPPDLTPEERMELENIRRRKQELLVEIQRLREELSEAMSEVEGLEANEGSKTLQRNRKMAMGRKKFNMDPKKGIQFLVENELLQNTPEEIARFLYKGEGLNKTAIGDYLGEREELNLAVLHAFVDLHEFTDLNLVQALRQFLWSFRLPGEAQKIDRMMEAFAQRYCLCNPGVFQSTDTCYVLSFAVIMLNTSLHNPNVRDKPGLERFVAMNRGINEGGDLPEELLRSLYDSIRNEPFKIPEDDGNDLTHTFFNPDREGWLLKLGGRVKTWKRRWFILTDNCLYYFEYTTDKEPRGIIPLENLSIREVDDPRKPNCFELYIPNNKGQLIKACKTEADGRVVEGNHMVYRISAPTQEEKDEWIKSIQAAVSVDPFYEMLAARKKRISVKKKQEQP
- the CYTH2 gene encoding cytohesin-2 isoform X1, with the translated sequence MESEHHGRFPKPPDLTPEERMELENIRRRKQELLVEIQRLREELSEAMSEVEGLEANEGSKTLQRNRKMAMGRKKFNMDPKKGIQFLVENELLQNTPEEIARFLYKGEGLNKTAIGDYLGEREELNLAVLHAFVDLHEFTDLNLVQALRQFLWSFRLPGEAQKIDRMMEAFAQRYCLCNPGVFQSTDTCYVLSFAVIMLNTSLHNPNVRDKPGLERFVAMNRGINEGGDLPEELLRSLYDSIRNEPFKIPEDDGNDLTHTFFNPDREGWLLKLGGRVKTWKRRWFILTDNCLYYFEYTTDKEPRGIIPLENLSIREVDDPRKPNCFELYIPNNKGQLIKACKTEADGRVVEGNHMVYRISAPTQEEKDEWIKSIQAAVSVDPFYEMLAARKKRISVKKKQEQP